From a single Planctellipticum variicoloris genomic region:
- the cysC gene encoding adenylyl-sulfate kinase: MAEQKATNVTWHEHKVTTAERAKLNGHKGAVLWFTGLSACGKSTIANAVDAMLFEMGKHSYILDGDNIRMGLNKNLGFSAEDRAENIRRIGEVAKLFAHGGTITLTAFISPYKADRDKVREILQPGEFVEILVDASVETCEQRDPKGLYKKARAGEIKNFTGISDPYEAPEKPELVLDSNNKGIEELAKEVIAYLEQKGYFAA; encoded by the coding sequence ATGGCCGAACAGAAGGCCACCAACGTGACGTGGCACGAGCACAAGGTCACCACAGCCGAGCGGGCGAAGCTGAATGGACACAAAGGGGCCGTGCTCTGGTTTACCGGCCTGAGCGCCTGCGGGAAGAGCACGATCGCGAACGCGGTTGACGCCATGTTGTTCGAGATGGGCAAGCACAGCTACATCCTCGACGGCGACAATATCCGGATGGGACTGAATAAGAACCTGGGCTTCTCTGCCGAGGATCGGGCCGAGAACATTCGGCGGATTGGCGAAGTGGCCAAGCTGTTCGCTCATGGCGGCACGATTACGCTGACGGCGTTTATCTCGCCGTACAAGGCGGACCGGGATAAGGTGCGGGAGATTCTCCAGCCGGGCGAGTTTGTCGAAATCCTGGTCGACGCCTCCGTGGAGACCTGCGAGCAGCGGGATCCGAAGGGTCTTTACAAGAAGGCGCGGGCCGGCGAGATCAAGAATTTCACCGGGATCAGCGATCCGTACGAAGCGCCGGAGAAGCCGGAGCTCGTGCTGGACTCGAACAATAAGGGGATCGAGGAGCTTGCGAAGGAGGTGATCGCGTACCTCGAACAGAAGGGCTACTTTGCGGCCTGA
- a CDS encoding zinc-binding dehydrogenase gives MSAMTSSVHAMVFHRPGEPFAACEFPLPHLKGSEVAVDVVGCTLCGSDLHSWEGRRTTPCPTVLGHEILGRIREFGPTAIPRDAAGRPLAIGDRVTWSIVASCGGCFYCLRGLPQKCERRVKYGHEALRSGGELTGGLAEVCHLAEGTAIFRVPDVLPDEVACPANCATATIAATLRTAGDVRGRRVLVLGAGLLGLTACAMSRWLDAETVVCCELSPERRERALAFGATHVVGPDELASLVGTLTDGHGVDVILELTGAPAAFESAWPLARLGGVVVLVGAVFPSRPVSLSMDDIVRRNLSVLGVHNYIPADLGEALRFLEARHADHPFRHVVSAWVRLDEVDAAFEAARSPDILRMGLRPVRAG, from the coding sequence ATGTCGGCGATGACAAGCTCCGTGCATGCAATGGTCTTCCACCGACCCGGGGAGCCGTTCGCGGCCTGCGAGTTTCCCCTCCCGCACTTGAAGGGTTCCGAAGTTGCGGTCGACGTCGTGGGATGCACCCTCTGCGGCAGCGATCTCCACTCGTGGGAAGGGCGGCGGACGACGCCATGCCCCACCGTGCTGGGACATGAGATTCTGGGGCGGATCCGAGAATTCGGTCCGACCGCGATTCCTCGGGATGCCGCCGGCCGGCCGCTGGCGATCGGCGATCGGGTGACCTGGTCGATCGTGGCCAGTTGCGGCGGGTGCTTCTATTGTCTGCGGGGTCTGCCGCAGAAGTGCGAGCGGCGGGTCAAGTACGGTCACGAGGCGTTGCGGTCCGGCGGAGAACTGACCGGGGGACTGGCCGAGGTCTGCCACCTCGCCGAGGGGACCGCGATCTTTCGCGTGCCGGATGTGCTGCCCGACGAAGTGGCCTGCCCGGCGAATTGTGCGACGGCCACCATCGCCGCGACGCTCCGGACGGCAGGAGATGTCCGTGGCCGGCGGGTGCTGGTTCTCGGGGCCGGGCTGCTGGGCCTGACCGCCTGCGCGATGAGCCGCTGGCTCGACGCGGAGACGGTCGTCTGTTGCGAGCTCTCCCCTGAGAGGCGCGAACGGGCGCTGGCGTTCGGGGCGACTCACGTTGTCGGACCGGACGAACTGGCGTCACTGGTCGGAACGCTGACGGACGGGCATGGCGTGGATGTGATCCTGGAACTGACGGGCGCTCCCGCCGCCTTCGAGTCCGCCTGGCCTCTGGCCAGACTGGGGGGCGTTGTGGTGCTGGTCGGCGCCGTCTTTCCGAGTCGCCCGGTCTCGCTGTCGATGGACGACATTGTGCGTCGGAACCTGAGCGTGCTCGGGGTCCACAATTATATTCCGGCTGACCTTGGGGAGGCCCTCCGGTTTCTCGAAGCCCGGCATGCCGATCATCCCTTCCGGCATGTCGTCTCGGCTTGGGTTCGTCTGGACGAGGTTGACGCGGCCTTCGAGGCGGCCCGCTCTCCCGACATTCTCCGGATGGGGCTGCGCCCGGTGCGCGCCGGTTGA
- a CDS encoding ThuA domain-containing protein — MTGPGFPGNPPAEVHPMIRICLLLLAIATAGPAIADTPPLRPQRVLLCSQRPDGHPTATHEYVAGLTILKQLLERHDGLEVRTVQADSPWTDGPQLLESADVAVLFLAEGARWVGDDPDRLRAFQALARRGGGLVCLHWAMGSRTADPVPEFVALFGGCHGGPNRKYKFLETDLRPAVPPHPVSRGVPSTRIDDEFYYRLKFPADRAGWSSVLEAEIDGAWETVGWAWERPDGGRSFGFSGLHRHANWEDLACRRSIVQGVLWTLKREIPPDGVAVPLDPAALKLPESP, encoded by the coding sequence ATGACCGGTCCCGGTTTCCCGGGAAATCCCCCCGCCGAGGTTCACCCCATGATTCGGATCTGCCTGCTCCTCCTGGCAATTGCGACCGCTGGACCGGCCATCGCCGATACTCCGCCTCTCCGACCCCAGCGGGTTCTGCTCTGCAGCCAGCGGCCGGACGGTCACCCGACAGCGACACACGAATACGTCGCCGGATTGACCATCCTGAAGCAGCTCCTGGAGCGACACGACGGGCTTGAAGTCCGGACCGTCCAGGCGGATTCTCCCTGGACCGATGGCCCGCAACTCCTCGAGTCCGCGGACGTGGCGGTCCTCTTTCTGGCCGAGGGCGCCCGCTGGGTCGGCGACGACCCGGATCGCCTGCGAGCCTTTCAGGCACTGGCGCGCCGGGGAGGCGGACTGGTCTGCCTGCACTGGGCGATGGGGAGCCGGACCGCAGATCCGGTTCCCGAGTTCGTCGCCCTCTTCGGAGGCTGCCACGGCGGACCGAACCGCAAGTACAAGTTTCTGGAGACGGACCTGAGACCCGCCGTCCCTCCCCACCCTGTGTCGCGCGGCGTCCCGTCGACCCGCATCGACGACGAGTTCTATTACCGTCTAAAATTCCCCGCGGATCGGGCCGGCTGGTCCTCGGTCCTGGAGGCCGAAATCGACGGCGCATGGGAGACCGTCGGCTGGGCGTGGGAACGGCCTGACGGCGGGCGGTCGTTCGGCTTCAGCGGGCTGCACCGACATGCCAACTGGGAGGACCTCGCCTGTCGACGATCCATCGTCCAGGGCGTACTCTGGACGTTGAAGCGGGAGATCCCCCCGGACGGAGTCGCCGTCCCGCTCGATCCCGCTGCGCTGAAACTTCCCGAGAGTCCGTAA
- a CDS encoding Uma2 family endonuclease, which yields MTPPAAADLQSARQTDLITIEQFEQMSFEFPVDLVKGRIEEMPPPGAAHGRVCGNIFFFLEGWARQSDAGAVT from the coding sequence ATGACTCCTCCCGCCGCCGCAGACCTGCAGTCGGCCAGGCAGACCGATCTCATCACGATCGAGCAGTTCGAGCAGATGAGTTTCGAGTTTCCCGTCGACCTGGTCAAAGGCAGGATCGAAGAGATGCCTCCTCCCGGCGCCGCTCATGGTCGAGTCTGTGGCAATATCTTCTTCTTTCTGGAAGGCTGGGCGCGGCAGTCAGACGCCGGGGCGGTCACCTGA
- a CDS encoding L,D-transpeptidase family protein, giving the protein MARGWSSLVGVLVVFGIGAGGGFAWRAGWVPMEFRPAETGSLNSDWSSGPEAAQIAAAAPAVDAVLAVPEQSEPEPLEGSNVAETSPGILGPAAIEGARPLADARSIEKRTPMRLSKPEEALKGRVQSATFAEEAEDSAPRSVQTSGDDASKDKENRSEIAASPALADELQQIDQQIQAGEFLPAHKELSRIYWERPADRAAIQSRLESNANTIFFQPQPHFTEPYVIQPGDRLESIAKKYKLSWEYLSALNRTSPTRIQAGKRLKVLKGPFSAAVDLQDFALTVHLQGYYVKRYEIGIGKDGSSPLGQFPVLTKIANPQYTDPDGRVIEGDDPRNPLGERWIDLGNSYGIHGTIEPESIGKAASRGCIRMRDPDIIEVYNFLTVGSEVTLRN; this is encoded by the coding sequence ATGGCTCGCGGATGGAGCAGTCTGGTCGGAGTTCTGGTTGTTTTCGGAATCGGCGCCGGCGGAGGTTTTGCCTGGCGCGCGGGCTGGGTTCCTATGGAGTTCCGCCCCGCCGAGACGGGCAGCCTCAATTCGGATTGGTCGAGTGGTCCCGAAGCGGCCCAGATCGCCGCTGCCGCGCCCGCCGTTGATGCCGTGTTGGCAGTGCCGGAGCAGAGCGAGCCCGAGCCTCTGGAAGGGAGCAATGTCGCAGAGACTTCTCCCGGAATTCTCGGCCCGGCTGCGATCGAAGGAGCCCGCCCGCTGGCCGATGCCCGATCGATCGAGAAGCGGACGCCGATGCGGCTCAGCAAGCCGGAAGAGGCTTTGAAGGGGCGAGTCCAGTCGGCGACTTTCGCCGAGGAAGCTGAAGACTCCGCGCCTCGGTCAGTGCAGACATCGGGGGATGACGCGTCGAAGGATAAGGAAAACCGTTCAGAAATCGCTGCGAGCCCGGCCCTCGCCGACGAACTGCAGCAGATCGATCAGCAGATTCAGGCCGGCGAGTTTCTGCCCGCGCACAAGGAACTGTCGCGGATTTACTGGGAACGGCCGGCAGATCGAGCGGCGATTCAGTCCCGTCTGGAATCCAATGCCAACACGATCTTCTTTCAGCCGCAACCTCACTTCACTGAGCCGTACGTGATCCAGCCGGGCGACCGTCTGGAGTCGATCGCGAAAAAGTACAAGCTGTCCTGGGAGTATCTTTCGGCGCTCAATCGAACGTCGCCGACGCGCATTCAGGCGGGCAAACGTCTGAAGGTGCTGAAAGGCCCGTTCAGCGCCGCGGTCGATCTGCAGGATTTTGCATTGACGGTGCACCTGCAGGGCTACTATGTGAAGCGCTATGAGATCGGGATTGGCAAGGACGGTTCGTCGCCGCTGGGTCAGTTTCCAGTCTTGACCAAGATTGCGAACCCGCAATACACCGATCCCGACGGCCGGGTGATTGAGGGAGACGATCCCAGGAATCCTCTGGGAGAACGCTGGATCGATCTCGGAAACAGCTACGGCATTCACGGCACCATCGAGCCTGAAAGCATCGGCAAAGCGGCTTCGCGCGGCTGCATCCGGATGCGCGATCCGGACATCATAGAAGTCTACAACTTCCTGACGGTTGGCTCCGAGGTGACATTGAGAAACTGA
- a CDS encoding UbiA-like polyprenyltransferase has translation MWTRFRHLLELIRFSHTIFALPFAMLSAVLAWRRPDSPFEWRDLVGILLCMVFARSAAMAFNRLVDRGIDADNPRTARRHIPAGLLSVWAVTAFTVATSLAFVASTLIFLPNTLPVILSVPVLLVLLGYSYAKRFTAWCHYWLSAALMLSPLAAWIAIRGTIEWPPVLIAAVVFFWVGGFDILYSCQDAEFDRERRLFSIPSRWGVPRALRLAAVSHALTVAGLLGLWSVAGLGPVFLAGVIVVAVLLFYEHSLVRPEDLTRVNLAFFHVNAVISLGLLVVTLADLWWTRAR, from the coding sequence ATGTGGACTCGTTTCCGTCATCTGCTCGAGCTGATCCGTTTCAGCCATACGATCTTCGCTCTGCCGTTTGCGATGTTGTCGGCGGTGCTGGCCTGGCGCCGGCCGGACAGTCCGTTCGAGTGGCGCGACCTGGTGGGAATCCTGCTCTGCATGGTCTTCGCCAGGTCTGCGGCGATGGCGTTCAACCGCCTCGTCGATCGAGGGATCGATGCGGACAATCCGCGGACCGCTCGCCGCCACATCCCGGCAGGGCTGCTGTCGGTCTGGGCGGTGACTGCATTCACGGTGGCGACCAGCCTGGCCTTCGTCGCCTCGACGCTCATTTTTCTGCCGAACACGCTGCCCGTGATCTTGAGCGTTCCAGTGTTGCTGGTGCTGCTGGGGTATTCGTATGCGAAACGGTTCACGGCCTGGTGCCATTACTGGCTGTCGGCAGCGCTGATGCTGTCGCCGCTGGCCGCCTGGATTGCGATCCGCGGGACCATCGAATGGCCCCCCGTGCTGATCGCGGCGGTCGTGTTCTTCTGGGTCGGCGGCTTTGACATTCTGTACTCGTGCCAGGATGCCGAGTTCGACAGGGAACGCCGCCTCTTCAGCATTCCGTCGCGGTGGGGCGTTCCGCGGGCGCTTCGTCTGGCGGCGGTCAGTCACGCCCTCACTGTCGCGGGACTGCTCGGATTGTGGTCGGTCGCCGGTCTCGGACCAGTGTTCCTGGCCGGCGTGATTGTCGTCGCGGTGCTGCTGTTTTATGAGCACTCGCTGGTCCGGCCTGAGGATCTGACACGGGTGAACCTGGCGTTTTTTCACGTCAACGCGGTAATCAGCCTAGGGTTGCTGGTGGTGACGCTCGCCGATCTGTGGTGGACACGCGCCCGTTGA
- the mqnE gene encoding aminofutalosine synthase MqnE — translation MTDSALLQRIENKVLAGERISFDEGVFLDEQADLFTLGRLANVVRERKNGNYAYYNTNIHLNPTNVCVYRCRFCAFRADLRAEKAYVFSDEMLRERILEARSQGATEIHVVGGLHHQKPFDWYVNVVRVLHETCPEIHIKAWTAVEINWFCFITKQPVEWVIQQLIDAGLGSMPGGGAEIFDPVVRAELCEHKADADNWIKIHRAAHLQGVRSNATMLYGHIENARHRMDHLCKLRELQDETGGFQTFIPLAFHPENTKLDNIPKPTGNMDLRTLAVSRIMLDNFDHIKAYWIMLGEKIAQVALSFGADDLDGTVVHELIYHDAGAKTPEGLTVEQIHRLIREAGRTPVERDTLYRRVIREGAGWQVGEPVSAGLAS, via the coding sequence ATGACCGATTCCGCACTGCTGCAGCGTATCGAAAACAAAGTCCTTGCCGGCGAACGCATTTCGTTCGACGAGGGGGTGTTTCTAGACGAGCAGGCCGACCTGTTCACGCTGGGGCGGCTGGCGAACGTCGTCCGCGAGCGGAAGAACGGCAACTACGCCTACTACAACACCAACATCCACCTGAACCCGACGAACGTCTGCGTCTACCGCTGCCGGTTCTGCGCGTTCCGGGCGGATTTGCGGGCCGAGAAGGCGTACGTTTTTTCCGACGAGATGCTCCGCGAGCGGATTCTGGAGGCCCGGTCGCAGGGGGCCACTGAGATCCACGTCGTCGGCGGATTGCACCACCAGAAGCCGTTCGACTGGTACGTGAACGTCGTTCGAGTGCTGCACGAGACGTGCCCGGAGATTCACATCAAGGCCTGGACTGCGGTCGAGATCAACTGGTTCTGTTTCATTACGAAGCAGCCAGTGGAATGGGTCATCCAGCAGTTGATCGATGCGGGTCTGGGGAGCATGCCCGGAGGGGGCGCGGAAATCTTCGATCCCGTCGTGCGGGCCGAGCTCTGCGAGCATAAGGCGGATGCGGACAACTGGATCAAGATCCACCGGGCCGCACACCTGCAGGGCGTCCGGTCCAACGCAACGATGCTCTACGGGCACATCGAGAATGCCCGGCACCGGATGGATCACCTTTGCAAGCTGCGCGAACTGCAGGACGAGACGGGCGGCTTTCAGACGTTCATTCCGCTGGCCTTCCACCCTGAGAACACCAAGCTCGACAACATTCCCAAGCCGACGGGGAACATGGATCTGCGGACGCTGGCGGTCTCGCGGATCATGCTCGACAACTTCGACCACATCAAAGCGTACTGGATCATGCTCGGCGAGAAGATCGCTCAGGTGGCGCTCTCATTCGGCGCCGACGACCTGGATGGCACTGTCGTCCATGAATTGATCTATCATGACGCAGGGGCAAAAACTCCCGAAGGGTTGACGGTCGAACAGATCCATCGACTGATTCGCGAAGCCGGTCGGACGCCTGTCGAGCGGGACACGTTGTACCGACGAGTGATCCGGGAGGGCGCAGGCTGGCAGGTCGGCGAGCCGGTTTCTGCGGGGCTGGCGAGCTGA
- a CDS encoding Uma2 family endonuclease, which produces MSIAHQPVTWRQFERMEFEHPTELVRGEISEQEMPTSQHGSVCAMVAAFLVFWARTGRQGAVFSNDSHVLTERDPDTVRGPDCAFIRRERLPEGKLPAGVLEIPVDLAVEVLSPTDRWTDVLDKVLEYLRSGVREVWVIDPQRRSVAVHQPEQSPMHFAESETLNRPELLPGFSCPVAELFADL; this is translated from the coding sequence ATGTCGATCGCACATCAACCCGTGACCTGGCGACAATTTGAGCGGATGGAGTTCGAGCATCCGACCGAGCTGGTGCGGGGAGAGATCTCGGAGCAGGAAATGCCAACCAGCCAGCACGGTTCGGTCTGCGCGATGGTCGCTGCGTTCCTTGTGTTCTGGGCGCGCACGGGACGCCAAGGAGCAGTCTTCTCCAACGACTCGCACGTCCTGACTGAGCGAGATCCCGACACGGTTCGTGGGCCCGACTGTGCCTTCATTCGCCGCGAGCGGCTGCCCGAAGGCAAGTTGCCTGCCGGCGTTCTGGAGATCCCTGTCGATCTGGCCGTCGAAGTCCTGTCGCCGACGGATCGCTGGACCGACGTGCTGGACAAAGTGCTGGAGTATCTTCGCAGCGGAGTCCGTGAGGTGTGGGTCATCGACCCGCAGCGGCGGTCGGTCGCCGTGCATCAACCCGAACAGTCGCCGATGCACTTCGCAGAGTCCGAGACACTGAACCGACCGGAGCTGCTGCCGGGATTCTCGTGCCCGGTTGCAGAGCTGTTCGCGGATCTGTGA
- a CDS encoding Uma2 family endonuclease: protein MAIAPIQLITADEFLRMSFERPVELDRGEIVEMPPASFRHGEICSNISDALRRWSRGTNAGLRVATNDAAILTTRKPDTVRGGDVVAIRQRRLGSEQDAERSLEIPPDLVVEVLSPSDRLPAVMVKVTEYLQAGVAEVWVVDPEDRLVDVHNPSRRLPARFGGDQVLTSPELLPGFSCPVSEFFADS from the coding sequence ATGGCCATCGCCCCGATTCAGCTCATCACAGCCGACGAGTTCCTGCGGATGTCTTTCGAGCGCCCGGTCGAACTCGATCGTGGGGAGATTGTTGAAATGCCCCCTGCGAGTTTCCGCCACGGCGAGATCTGCAGCAACATCAGCGATGCGCTGCGGCGATGGAGCCGGGGCACGAATGCCGGGTTGCGCGTGGCCACGAACGATGCCGCGATCCTGACGACGCGCAAGCCCGACACCGTTCGCGGCGGCGATGTCGTTGCGATTCGACAGCGCCGACTCGGCTCCGAACAAGATGCCGAGCGCAGTCTGGAGATTCCGCCGGATCTGGTGGTCGAAGTACTGTCTCCCTCAGACCGGTTGCCGGCCGTAATGGTCAAGGTGACGGAATACCTGCAGGCGGGGGTCGCGGAAGTCTGGGTCGTCGATCCGGAAGATCGGCTGGTCGACGTGCACAATCCGTCCCGGCGACTGCCGGCCCGGTTTGGAGGCGATCAGGTGCTGACCAGTCCGGAATTGCTCCCCGGATTCTCCTGCCCGGTTTCCGAGTTCTTCGCCGACTCCTGA
- a CDS encoding glutamine synthetase adenylyltransferase → MAEPWQLEPATDNPSAALRDWWLARGFQDPAAAQKRACNLLKRDPRAAACLQRFLQALAETPHPDGSLLNFERLLDSSTSALQTFDLLTEHPRSLDILVKLFVSSQYLTEILLQQPETLAQLVQHRQLADFKSREDFTAEALASARAESTPDRQRNALRRYQRWEILRIGACDTFGLLDLKATTNQLSLLGDGLIRSCLILNAGLEGMSPDDLTVLALGKLGGEELNYSSDIDLVFISERPQNEVLPLAQKLVRWLQDSTAEGFLYRVDMRLRPWGRAGQLVTIPTAYFDYLRQHAEPWERQALLKARAVAGDERLGRRFLKQLPDYIFCGGEAAVRTSVREAKERIEAQLKKKGKDWGEVKSGAGSIRDVEFVTQFLQLAHGGRISGVRSSNTLDALIRLADLDLLQADEYRYLTSGYVFLRTVEHALQLMHNTQEHSLPRDRRELEFLARRLDFGDADSFVMHYERHVEAIRRIYEKYLAESPPVPDATSPTSPRQSLIVTNYQEVFTEAERREHRRTLEAVSADHPVRVLARPIDDELWRVTVLGLDEPGDLSMICGLLFVYGCDILEGCVSTGNHPEVWQHLSRIQKQITATAGQRADVAAETARDFVNLFTVRPPAGQVLKEAWLSYEADLLELMLHARRISTGAAQGRLARRVAAALQDSPGRFNRPAPVDVTFDNTIAEDATVIDIRADDTIGFLYELSNSLAMSGVNISQVAIRSDGNVVHDSLAVTDARTGGKIVDPGRLQELRAAVVLIKQFTHVLPRSPNPEAALLHFRSFLRDLFERPDWTDELSSLERPDVLDALAQLMGVSDFLWDEFLRVQYSNLFPVLRDLPSLQKGTSRAELDAKLKESLGAATTADDRRDALNVFKDREMFRVDMRHILGHIPDFTQFSAELSDVAEVVVSAAYDLVEADLRRRYGIPQLGPRRPCRGAVLALGKCGGRELGFASDIELLFVYENEGHTAGPEVISCSSYFQRLVESFNQTIRARHEGIFRIDLRLRPYGRAGSLAVSMEAFRQYFAEDGPAWPYERQALVKLRPLAGDESLARELSLLRDRLLYTGKAFDPAPMRAMRERQIRQLVQGGTFNAKLSAGGLVDVEYLVQALQISGGHRLPALRTTSTREALDALRQAGSLRPTEHEQLVAAYRFLRRLIDSLRMVRGDARDLTVPPVASEDFEFLSRRLGYGGRPDALEADLELHSQRVQELSRRLLAAP, encoded by the coding sequence ATGGCGGAACCCTGGCAACTGGAACCGGCGACAGACAACCCGTCCGCAGCGCTCCGCGACTGGTGGCTCGCCCGCGGATTTCAGGATCCTGCCGCCGCCCAGAAGCGCGCCTGCAATCTGTTGAAACGCGACCCCCGAGCTGCCGCCTGTCTGCAGCGGTTTCTACAGGCCCTCGCGGAGACGCCCCATCCGGACGGTTCGCTGCTCAACTTCGAACGGCTGCTCGATAGCTCAACCTCCGCGCTGCAGACATTCGACCTGTTGACCGAACACCCCCGGTCGCTCGACATTCTCGTCAAGCTCTTCGTCAGCAGTCAGTACCTGACGGAGATCCTGCTTCAGCAACCCGAGACTCTGGCCCAGCTTGTCCAGCATCGCCAGCTCGCCGACTTCAAAAGTCGCGAGGATTTCACCGCAGAGGCTCTGGCGTCGGCCCGAGCCGAGTCGACTCCCGACCGGCAGCGAAATGCCTTAAGACGCTACCAGCGCTGGGAAATCCTGCGGATCGGCGCCTGCGACACCTTCGGCCTGCTCGACCTGAAGGCGACCACCAATCAGCTCTCGCTCCTCGGCGACGGACTCATTCGAAGCTGCCTCATTCTGAACGCCGGGCTGGAAGGAATGTCACCCGACGACCTGACCGTGCTCGCGCTCGGCAAGCTCGGCGGCGAAGAGCTCAACTACAGCTCCGATATCGATCTCGTCTTCATATCAGAACGCCCCCAGAATGAAGTCCTGCCGCTCGCGCAGAAGCTCGTCCGCTGGCTGCAGGACAGCACCGCGGAAGGATTCCTGTATCGCGTCGACATGCGGCTCCGTCCCTGGGGTCGCGCCGGCCAGCTCGTCACGATTCCGACCGCCTACTTCGACTATCTGCGTCAGCATGCGGAACCCTGGGAGCGGCAGGCCCTGCTCAAGGCACGAGCCGTGGCCGGCGACGAACGGCTCGGCCGCCGGTTCCTCAAGCAGCTTCCGGACTACATCTTCTGCGGCGGGGAAGCCGCCGTCCGGACCAGCGTTCGCGAGGCGAAGGAACGGATCGAAGCCCAGCTCAAGAAAAAGGGGAAGGACTGGGGCGAAGTCAAATCGGGAGCCGGATCCATTCGCGATGTGGAGTTCGTGACGCAATTTCTGCAGCTCGCGCACGGAGGTCGAATCTCCGGAGTCCGCTCTTCCAACACGCTCGACGCCCTCATTCGCCTGGCCGATCTCGATCTCCTCCAGGCGGATGAGTACCGCTACCTCACCAGCGGGTACGTCTTCCTCAGAACCGTCGAGCACGCCCTGCAGCTCATGCATAACACACAGGAACACTCTCTCCCGCGCGACCGCCGCGAATTGGAGTTTCTAGCCCGGCGTCTCGACTTCGGCGATGCCGACAGTTTCGTCATGCACTATGAACGACATGTCGAGGCCATCCGACGGATTTACGAGAAGTACCTCGCAGAGTCGCCTCCCGTTCCGGACGCGACGTCGCCGACCTCGCCGCGGCAGTCGCTGATTGTCACCAATTACCAGGAGGTTTTTACCGAGGCCGAACGTCGCGAACACCGGCGCACGCTGGAAGCCGTCTCCGCCGACCACCCTGTCCGTGTTCTGGCCCGTCCCATCGACGACGAACTCTGGCGGGTAACCGTCCTCGGACTCGACGAACCGGGCGACCTGTCCATGATCTGCGGGCTGCTGTTCGTCTACGGCTGTGACATTCTCGAAGGGTGCGTCTCGACCGGAAATCACCCGGAAGTCTGGCAGCATCTTTCCAGGATCCAGAAGCAGATCACGGCGACCGCAGGACAGCGAGCCGACGTCGCGGCCGAGACCGCGCGGGACTTTGTGAATCTCTTCACGGTTCGACCGCCGGCCGGTCAGGTCTTGAAGGAAGCCTGGCTCAGCTACGAAGCCGACCTCCTCGAACTGATGCTCCACGCCCGCCGGATATCAACCGGCGCCGCCCAGGGCCGCCTCGCCCGACGCGTCGCCGCAGCGCTGCAGGACTCGCCGGGGCGATTCAACCGTCCTGCGCCGGTCGACGTGACGTTTGACAACACCATTGCCGAAGACGCCACCGTCATCGATATCCGCGCGGACGACACCATCGGGTTCCTTTACGAGCTCTCGAATTCACTGGCCATGAGCGGCGTCAATATCTCCCAGGTGGCCATCCGCTCCGACGGAAACGTGGTCCACGACTCGCTCGCAGTCACCGACGCGCGAACCGGCGGCAAAATCGTCGACCCCGGACGACTTCAGGAATTGCGGGCGGCGGTCGTCCTGATCAAGCAATTCACCCACGTGCTGCCCCGCTCCCCGAACCCCGAGGCGGCGCTTCTGCACTTTCGCAGTTTCCTCCGTGATCTTTTTGAACGCCCCGACTGGACCGACGAACTCTCGTCGCTCGAACGCCCCGACGTCCTCGACGCCCTGGCCCAGCTCATGGGAGTCAGCGACTTTCTCTGGGATGAGTTTCTCAGGGTCCAGTATTCCAACCTCTTCCCGGTCCTCCGGGACTTGCCATCGCTCCAGAAGGGAACGTCCCGCGCCGAACTCGACGCCAAGCTCAAAGAGTCGCTGGGAGCCGCGACGACCGCGGATGACCGCCGCGATGCCCTCAACGTCTTCAAAGATCGCGAGATGTTTCGAGTCGACATGCGACACATCCTGGGCCACATTCCCGACTTCACCCAGTTCTCCGCGGAACTCAGCGACGTCGCCGAAGTTGTCGTCAGCGCCGCGTACGATCTCGTTGAAGCCGACCTGCGCCGTCGGTATGGAATCCCGCAGCTTGGACCGCGTCGCCCGTGCCGCGGTGCGGTTCTCGCTCTCGGAAAATGCGGCGGCAGAGAACTGGGATTCGCCTCCGACATCGAACTGCTGTTCGTCTATGAGAACGAAGGGCATACCGCAGGCCCCGAGGTGATCTCATGCTCCAGCTACTTTCAGCGGCTGGTCGAGTCGTTCAATCAGACGATCCGCGCCCGCCATGAGGGAATTTTCCGCATCGACCTGCGATTGCGACCCTACGGACGAGCAGGCAGCCTGGCGGTCTCGATGGAGGCCTTCCGGCAATACTTCGCAGAGGACGGACCCGCCTGGCCCTACGAACGGCAGGCGCTCGTCAAGCTGCGACCGCTCGCCGGTGATGAGTCGCTCGCCCGGGAACTGAGCCTTCTGCGCGATCGGCTCCTCTACACCGGCAAAGCCTTTGATCCCGCTCCCATGCGGGCAATGCGCGAGCGCCAGATTCGTCAACTCGTCCAGGGAGGAACCTTCAACGCAAAGCTCAGCGCAGGAGGACTGGTGGATGTCGAGTACCTTGTCCAGGCGCTGCAGATTTCGGGCGGCCATCGACTGCCCGCCCTCCGCACCACCAGCACCCGCGAGGCCCTGGACGCCCTGCGCCAGGCGGGGAGCCTCCGTCCGACCGAACACGAACAACTTGTCGCCGCCTACCGCTTCCTGCGCAGGCTGATCGACTCGCTCCGCATGGTCCGGGGTGACGCCCGCGACCTCACCGTGCCGCCCGTCGCCAGCGAAGATTTCGAATTCCTGTCGCGACGCCTGGGCTACGGCGGCCGCCCCGACGCCCTCGAAGCGGACCTGGAGCTCCATTCGCAACGGGTCCAGGAGCTCTCCCGCCGGCTGCTGGCCGCTCCGTAA